One segment of Olsenella uli DSM 7084 DNA contains the following:
- a CDS encoding glycosyltransferase family 2 protein has protein sequence MGKISVIVPVYNVENYLDGCLESLVAQTYQDIEIVCVNDGSTDGSREKLRQWAERDGRVRVIHQGNAGVSAARNAGIEAATGEFVCFLDPDDRFLPHACEEIHAILSSTGADVLTFSATYISASPGPLWLDDALSSRDVDYLGFSIDILFKEASRPFVWRMAFKAGFLAEHELRFDESLHFGEDQAFCFAVYPRSSHTVFSSKILYEYRVQRPGSLMDQRYKDLRSKMLEHACVVECVYADWERLGILEQYCPLMLSWGLDFVLTDMLRAPQDDFAVIAQRLSGILRHFFSEDSLGQLGTEADRSLAANLFRCPQAPLLSRKRAAWRFFRCRYGRRLTLRWLLTRFYLSSS, from the coding sequence ATGGGTAAGATTTCGGTCATAGTTCCCGTCTATAACGTGGAGAACTACCTCGATGGGTGCCTGGAATCTCTCGTGGCCCAGACCTACCAGGACATAGAGATCGTCTGCGTGAACGACGGATCGACGGATGGGTCAAGGGAGAAATTGCGACAGTGGGCTGAGCGTGACGGTCGCGTGAGGGTCATACATCAGGGTAACGCTGGCGTTTCCGCTGCGCGCAATGCTGGTATCGAAGCTGCCACAGGTGAGTTTGTCTGCTTCTTGGATCCTGACGATCGCTTCCTCCCCCATGCATGCGAGGAGATTCATGCGATCCTCTCTTCCACAGGCGCCGACGTGCTGACCTTTAGCGCCACCTACATTTCTGCCAGTCCAGGCCCCCTGTGGCTTGATGATGCGCTCAGTTCGAGGGATGTCGATTACCTTGGCTTCTCCATCGACATCCTCTTCAAGGAGGCGTCACGGCCCTTCGTGTGGCGCATGGCGTTTAAGGCGGGCTTCCTTGCCGAACATGAACTTCGTTTCGACGAGAGCCTCCACTTTGGCGAAGACCAGGCGTTTTGCTTTGCGGTGTATCCTCGTTCGTCACATACGGTGTTCAGCTCGAAGATACTCTATGAGTATAGGGTTCAGCGTCCTGGCTCTCTTATGGACCAGAGGTACAAGGACCTTCGCAGCAAGATGCTTGAGCATGCGTGTGTCGTGGAGTGCGTCTACGCCGACTGGGAGCGCTTGGGCATCCTCGAACAGTACTGCCCTCTGATGCTTTCCTGGGGCTTGGATTTTGTTCTGACTGACATGCTCAGGGCTCCTCAGGATGATTTTGCGGTCATTGCCCAGCGCCTTTCGGGGATACTGCGTCACTTCTTCAGTGAGGACTCTCTGGGTCAGCTTGGTACCGAGGCGGACAGGTCTCTCGCGGCGAATTTGTTCCGATGTCCGCAGGCGCCATTGCTCTCGCGGAAGAGGGCGGCATGGCGCTTCTTTCGCTGTCGCTATGGCCGCAGGCTGACCCTGCGCTGGCTACTCACCCGCTTTTACTTAAGCTCTTCGTAG
- a CDS encoding LicD family protein, with the protein MREYDAETLRHVQQCELKILKDVARICDGQGLTYFGLAGTGIGAIRHKGFIPWDDDIDIGMPARDLEQLVKIIREEHAGTYDVINADIDSNYPLATTRIMLKGTQFCEETLSELPLDLGIFLDMYAFDNVADDENAYRKQAWDAWFWAHIRILISVSHPVIQVRGWRGLLLRFACAGAHAFARILRISPEFAYRKEREARRRYANEATSRIGYLCDTNRFTQTYAWDDIKPFLDLDFEDMKLHFPREIDAMLREMFGDYMQLPPVEKRKNHFPARLDFGAY; encoded by the coding sequence ATGAGAGAATATGATGCGGAAACCCTTCGCCATGTGCAGCAGTGCGAGTTGAAAATCCTCAAGGACGTAGCTCGTATCTGTGACGGGCAAGGCCTCACATACTTCGGTCTTGCAGGAACGGGCATCGGAGCTATTCGGCACAAGGGCTTTATCCCCTGGGATGATGATATCGACATCGGCATGCCTGCACGTGACCTCGAGCAACTCGTCAAGATCATTCGCGAGGAGCATGCCGGCACCTATGACGTCATTAATGCCGACATAGACAGCAACTACCCGCTCGCCACGACACGCATCATGCTCAAGGGAACGCAGTTCTGCGAGGAGACCCTCTCAGAGCTGCCTCTAGACCTTGGGATTTTTCTTGACATGTATGCCTTCGACAATGTCGCGGATGACGAAAACGCGTACCGAAAGCAAGCTTGGGATGCCTGGTTCTGGGCACACATTCGCATTCTCATAAGCGTCTCCCATCCTGTTATACAGGTTAGAGGATGGAGGGGGTTGCTCCTGCGCTTTGCCTGTGCGGGCGCACATGCCTTTGCAAGGATTCTACGCATATCGCCTGAGTTCGCCTATCGCAAGGAGCGCGAGGCGCGCAGGCGCTACGCTAACGAGGCGACGAGCCGCATCGGATACCTGTGCGACACGAACCGCTTCACCCAGACATATGCATGGGATGACATCAAGCCCTTTCTCGATCTCGACTTCGAGGATATGAAGCTGCACTTCCCACGGGAGATCGACGCGATGCTCAGGGAGATGTTTGGCGACTACATGCAGCTTCCTCCCGTCGAAAAGCGCAAGAACCATTTCCCTGCCCGCCTGGACTTCGGAGCATACTAG
- the aepY gene encoding phosphonopyruvate decarboxylase: MKVKAFVDALGADFYTGVPDSQLKPLCNYLMHEYGIDPQHHIIAANEGNCCALAAGYHLATGKVPVVYMQNSGEGNIINPLASLLNEKVYAIPTIFVIGWRGEPGIHDEPQHVYQGEVTLRLLDDMGVRHFVIDKQTTEDELKASMTEFKRLLGEGHDIAFVIRKGALSFSGDVRYANDNSLVREEIIRHITLASDDDPIVSTTGKASRELFEIRESAGQGHKRDFLTVGSMGHASSIALGIALHKPNQRIWCIDGDGAALMHMGAIAIIGSQAPQNLVHVIINNAAHETVGGMPTAAGAIDLVGIAQSCGYSSSICVSDLDELDAALRQAKSQTGPSLIEVRSSIGARDNLGRPTTTALENKRNFMRYLETL, encoded by the coding sequence ATGAAGGTTAAAGCTTTCGTAGACGCCCTGGGTGCCGATTTCTACACTGGCGTCCCCGATTCGCAGCTGAAGCCCCTGTGCAATTACCTTATGCACGAGTATGGCATTGATCCGCAGCATCACATCATCGCCGCAAACGAGGGCAACTGCTGCGCCCTTGCCGCCGGCTACCACCTTGCCACTGGCAAGGTTCCCGTCGTGTACATGCAAAACAGCGGCGAGGGCAACATCATCAATCCTCTTGCATCACTGCTCAATGAGAAAGTGTACGCCATCCCCACCATCTTCGTAATAGGTTGGCGCGGCGAACCGGGCATACACGACGAGCCTCAGCATGTCTACCAGGGAGAGGTAACCCTTAGACTCCTAGACGACATGGGCGTGCGTCACTTCGTCATCGACAAGCAGACCACCGAGGATGAGCTCAAGGCCTCCATGACCGAGTTTAAGCGGTTGTTAGGCGAGGGACACGACATCGCCTTTGTTATCCGAAAGGGAGCTCTTTCTTTTTCTGGCGATGTGAGGTATGCAAACGACAACTCTCTTGTGCGTGAGGAGATCATCCGGCACATCACGCTGGCCTCGGACGATGACCCCATCGTCTCCACCACCGGAAAGGCGAGCCGCGAGCTCTTCGAGATCCGTGAAAGCGCAGGTCAAGGACACAAGCGAGACTTCCTCACTGTCGGGTCAATGGGACATGCCTCGTCCATCGCGCTAGGAATCGCCCTTCACAAGCCTAACCAGCGCATCTGGTGCATAGACGGAGATGGCGCGGCTCTCATGCACATGGGCGCCATAGCCATCATTGGGTCGCAGGCCCCCCAGAACCTCGTCCATGTAATCATCAACAACGCAGCGCACGAGACGGTCGGCGGCATGCCGACGGCAGCGGGTGCGATTGACTTGGTGGGCATCGCCCAATCATGCGGGTACAGTAGTTCTATCTGCGTCTCAGACCTTGACGAACTTGACGCCGCCCTAAGGCAAGCAAAGTCCCAGACGGGTCCCTCCCTCATTGAGGTGCGCAGCTCCATAGGTGCCCGTGACAACCTGGGCCGGCCTACCACCACTGCCCTCGAGAACAAGCGCAACTTCATGCGTTACCTCGAGACGCTCTAG
- a CDS encoding NTP transferase domain-containing protein has translation MSQAQAIVMAAGLGTRMAPLTQMTPKPLIRVNGTPMIESVINALEAAGVACIYVVVGYLKDQFRYLEERYGPVKLIENPEYLSKNNISSIYAAIEVLEQGDAFICEADLVVSESGIFSDLPSKSCYFGRMTEGYTDDWAFDLDTTGRITRVGKGAVNSYAMVGISFFKGGDAAHLARCIRSAYTQEGHERLFWDDIVNQHIDEFDLRIRPVLEGQVVELDTIEELAAFDPSYSDQLRSNIDEG, from the coding sequence GTGTCACAGGCGCAGGCGATAGTGATGGCGGCGGGGCTTGGGACGCGTATGGCCCCGCTTACACAGATGACCCCAAAGCCATTGATACGCGTCAATGGCACCCCCATGATAGAGTCGGTGATCAATGCGCTCGAGGCAGCGGGCGTCGCGTGCATCTACGTCGTAGTGGGATATCTCAAGGATCAGTTCCGCTACCTTGAGGAACGCTATGGGCCGGTCAAGCTCATCGAAAACCCTGAGTACCTTTCGAAGAATAACATCTCTTCGATATACGCTGCCATCGAGGTGCTGGAGCAAGGAGACGCCTTCATATGCGAGGCCGACCTGGTCGTCTCCGAGTCGGGGATATTTTCCGATCTCCCCTCGAAATCGTGCTATTTCGGTCGCATGACAGAGGGCTATACGGACGACTGGGCCTTCGACCTTGACACGACCGGACGCATAACGAGGGTTGGCAAGGGCGCGGTCAACAGTTACGCCATGGTCGGCATCTCGTTCTTTAAGGGCGGGGACGCAGCCCACCTCGCCCGCTGTATACGCTCCGCGTATACGCAGGAGGGCCACGAGCGGCTCTTCTGGGATGACATAGTGAACCAGCACATCGACGAGTTCGATCTCAGAATCCGCCCTGTCCTCGAGGGCCAGGTCGTCGAACTCGATACCATTGAGGAGCTTGCCGCATTTGACCCAAGCTACTCTGATCAGTTGAGGAGCAACATCGATGAAGGTTAA
- the aepX gene encoding phosphoenolpyruvate mutase yields the protein MAVVYTAFCTDIIHEGHLNIIRNAQRYGEVVLGALSDKALIRYNKFPTISQDERIRLYESLEGVSRVIVQDDYLYDAVIEQLRPDYVIHGDNWQSGPESVIRANVLDLLSRFGGELIEVPYTRSEEARKIDQQLREKLAMPEYRRRRLRQLLEISPTVKVIEAHDGLTGLIAEKTVVDHDNRLDQFDGMWVSSLCDSTERGKPDIELVDMSARLRTIDDIMEVTTKPIILDGDTGGLTEHFVYNVRTLERMGVSAVIIEDKTGLKKNSLFGTEVKQTQAPIDEFCAKIAAGKKVQLTDDFMIIARIESLILERGMEDALTRAFAFRDAGADGIMIHSRKKDPSEIYEFCDRFRAQDSKTPIVVVPTSFNGETEEELSAHGINIVIYANQLIRAAFPAMQETARGILKAHRALEVDEQLMPFKEIITLIDEL from the coding sequence ATGGCAGTTGTCTATACCGCATTCTGCACCGACATCATCCACGAGGGACACCTGAACATCATCAGGAATGCCCAGCGGTATGGCGAGGTCGTCCTGGGAGCCCTCAGCGACAAGGCGCTCATTCGCTACAACAAGTTCCCAACCATCTCCCAGGACGAGAGGATACGGCTCTACGAGTCCCTTGAGGGCGTCTCCCGGGTCATCGTCCAGGACGACTATCTCTACGACGCCGTCATCGAACAGCTCAGGCCCGATTACGTCATCCACGGTGACAACTGGCAGAGCGGCCCTGAAAGCGTCATTCGCGCCAACGTCCTTGATCTCCTCTCCCGCTTTGGAGGCGAACTGATCGAGGTCCCCTACACTAGAAGCGAGGAAGCACGCAAGATTGACCAACAACTCCGCGAGAAGCTGGCCATGCCCGAGTACCGCCGCCGCCGCCTGAGGCAGCTGCTCGAGATCTCCCCCACTGTCAAGGTCATCGAGGCCCATGACGGACTCACGGGTCTCATCGCCGAGAAGACGGTCGTCGACCATGACAACAGGCTCGATCAGTTCGACGGCATGTGGGTAAGCTCGCTCTGCGACAGCACCGAGCGCGGCAAGCCTGACATCGAACTCGTCGACATGTCCGCACGCCTACGCACGATAGACGACATCATGGAGGTCACCACCAAGCCAATCATCCTCGATGGTGACACGGGTGGGCTGACCGAGCACTTCGTGTACAACGTCCGCACCCTTGAGCGTATGGGCGTCTCCGCCGTCATCATCGAGGACAAGACGGGTCTGAAGAAGAACTCCCTCTTCGGCACCGAGGTCAAGCAGACCCAGGCTCCCATCGACGAATTCTGTGCCAAAATCGCAGCTGGCAAGAAGGTCCAGCTCACCGATGACTTCATGATCATCGCGCGTATCGAAAGCCTGATTCTTGAGCGTGGCATGGAAGATGCGCTCACCCGTGCCTTCGCGTTCAGGGATGCCGGGGCGGATGGCATCATGATCCACAGTCGCAAGAAGGATCCCTCCGAGATCTACGAGTTCTGCGACCGCTTCCGCGCACAGGACAGCAAGACGCCCATCGTCGTCGTGCCGACCTCTTTTAACGGCGAGACCGAGGAGGAGCTCTCGGCCCATGGCATCAACATCGTGATCTACGCCAACCAGCTGATTCGAGCCGCATTCCCCGCCATGCAGGAAACTGCGCGCGGCATTCTGAAGGCCCACCGCGCGCTCGAGGTCGACGAGCAGCTTATGCCCTTCAAGGAAATCATCACCCTCATCGACGAGCTATAG